One stretch of Cetobacterium sp. ZOR0034 DNA includes these proteins:
- the rpoB gene encoding DNA-directed RNA polymerase subunit beta: MGKLVERLNFGRIEERGAMPHFLEFQLDSYEDFLQAKEAPLNRKDKGLESAFREIFPVESSNGDIKLEYVSYELHEAEAPLNDELECKKRGKTYSASLKVRLRLTNKKSGNEIQETLVYFGEVPLMTERGTFIINGAERVVVSQLHRSPGVSFNKEVNIQTGKDLFSGKIIPYKGTWLEFETDKNDFLSVKIDRKKKVLATVFLKAVDFFDTNEEIMDEFLDEKEVNLSEYYSRYTNKEELISVLKTRIEGSFIKEDIFNEETGEVLFETKQLITEAVIFELVDSKIENILVWEVKPEDKVFANTIVNDTGDTKEEAVTEVFKKLRPGDLVTIDSARSLIKQMFFNPQRYDLEPVGRYKMNKRLKLDLPEDEILLTKEDVIATIKYVISLNNGKGHTDDIDNLSNRRVRGVGELLLMQIKAGLSKMGKMVKEKMTIQDVETLTPQSLLNTRPLNALVLDFFGSGQLSQFMDQSNPLAELTHKRRISALGPGGLSRERAGFEVRDVHDSHYGRICPIETPEGPNIGLIGSLAIYAKVNSYGFIETPYVKVENGVANFDNIHYLAADEEEGLFIAQADTKLGENAELLGDVVCRYGHEIVHIPGEKVHYLDVSPKQVVSVSAGLIPFLEHDDANRALMGSNMQRQAVPLLRTEAPFIGTGLERKVAVDSGAVISAKAKGKITYVDAKEIIIEDAEGKVYKHRLLNFERSNQAMCLHQTPLVDLGQEVELGQVIADGPATKGGDLALGRNILMAFMPWEGYNYEDAILISDRLRKDDVFTSIHIEEYEIEARNTKLGDEEITREIPNVSEEALKNLDSRGIIVVGSEVGPGDILVGKTAPKGESEPPAEEKLLRAIFGEKARDVRDTSLKMPHGSKGTVVEVLELSRENGDELKAGVNRSIRVFIAEKRKITVGDKMSGRHGNKGVVSRVLPAEDMPFLADGTHLDVVINPLGVPSRMNIGQVLEVHLGMAMGKLNGGTYLSTPVFDGATEEQVKDYLEKAGYPRKGKVTLFDGRTGDKFDNPVTVGRMYMLKLHHLVEDKMHARAIGPYSLVTQQPLGGKAQFGGQRLGEMEVWALEAYGASNILQEMLTVKSDDVTGRTKTYEAIVKGEEMPEADLPESFKVLLKEFQALALDVELFDANNELINVNEELGKDETIVEFSLSDQIN; this comes from the coding sequence ATGGGGAAACTCGTTGAAAGATTGAATTTTGGAAGAATCGAAGAAAGAGGGGCTATGCCTCATTTTTTAGAATTCCAACTGGATTCCTATGAAGATTTTCTACAAGCTAAGGAGGCTCCACTTAACAGAAAAGACAAGGGGCTGGAATCGGCTTTTAGAGAAATATTCCCTGTTGAATCTTCAAATGGAGATATAAAGTTAGAATATGTTTCTTACGAGCTACATGAAGCTGAAGCTCCATTGAATGATGAGCTTGAATGTAAGAAAAGAGGGAAAACTTATTCTGCTTCTTTAAAAGTAAGATTAAGACTTACTAACAAGAAGAGTGGAAATGAAATCCAAGAAACACTTGTTTATTTTGGAGAAGTTCCTTTAATGACAGAAAGAGGAACATTTATAATAAATGGTGCAGAGAGAGTAGTTGTATCACAATTACATAGATCTCCAGGAGTATCATTTAATAAAGAAGTTAACATTCAAACAGGAAAAGACTTGTTCTCTGGAAAAATTATTCCTTATAAAGGGACTTGGCTAGAGTTTGAAACTGATAAAAATGATTTCTTAAGCGTTAAAATCGATAGAAAGAAAAAAGTTTTAGCAACTGTATTCTTAAAAGCTGTTGATTTCTTTGATACAAACGAAGAGATAATGGATGAGTTTTTAGATGAGAAAGAAGTTAATTTATCAGAGTACTATTCGAGATACACAAATAAAGAAGAACTTATTAGTGTTCTTAAAACAAGAATCGAAGGAAGCTTCATAAAAGAGGATATCTTCAATGAAGAGACTGGAGAAGTTTTATTTGAAACTAAACAACTAATAACAGAAGCTGTTATATTTGAATTAGTGGATTCTAAAATTGAGAATATATTAGTTTGGGAAGTAAAACCAGAGGATAAAGTTTTTGCTAATACTATAGTAAATGACACTGGAGATACAAAAGAAGAAGCTGTAACAGAGGTATTTAAGAAATTAAGACCTGGAGATTTAGTGACAATAGATTCGGCTAGATCTTTAATTAAGCAAATGTTCTTCAATCCACAAAGATATGATTTAGAGCCAGTTGGAAGATATAAGATGAACAAGAGATTAAAGCTTGATCTTCCAGAAGATGAGATTCTATTAACTAAAGAAGATGTAATTGCAACAATAAAGTATGTAATTTCATTAAATAATGGAAAAGGTCATACTGATGATATAGATAACTTATCTAATAGAAGAGTTAGAGGAGTTGGAGAACTTCTATTAATGCAAATTAAAGCTGGATTATCTAAGATGGGTAAAATGGTAAAAGAGAAAATGACTATACAAGATGTAGAAACATTAACTCCGCAATCATTATTAAACACTAGACCACTAAACGCATTAGTTTTAGATTTCTTTGGTTCTGGACAATTGTCACAATTCATGGATCAGTCAAACCCATTAGCAGAGTTAACTCATAAGAGAAGAATATCTGCACTTGGACCAGGAGGACTTTCAAGAGAAAGAGCCGGGTTCGAGGTAAGAGACGTTCATGATTCACATTATGGAAGAATTTGTCCAATAGAGACACCAGAAGGACCAAACATCGGTCTTATTGGATCTTTAGCAATATATGCAAAAGTTAATTCATACGGATTTATTGAAACACCATATGTAAAAGTAGAAAATGGAGTTGCAAACTTTGATAACATTCACTACTTAGCAGCAGATGAAGAAGAAGGATTATTCATCGCCCAAGCCGATACAAAGCTTGGAGAAAATGCAGAACTATTAGGTGACGTTGTATGTAGATATGGACATGAAATTGTTCATATACCTGGAGAAAAAGTACATTACTTAGATGTATCACCAAAGCAAGTGGTATCAGTTTCAGCAGGATTAATTCCATTCTTAGAGCACGATGATGCGAATAGAGCACTTATGGGATCGAACATGCAAAGACAAGCGGTACCATTATTAAGAACTGAAGCACCTTTCATAGGAACTGGACTTGAAAGAAAAGTTGCTGTTGATTCAGGAGCAGTAATTTCTGCAAAAGCAAAAGGTAAGATAACTTATGTTGATGCTAAAGAAATTATTATAGAAGATGCTGAAGGAAAAGTTTACAAGCACAGATTACTTAACTTTGAAAGATCAAACCAAGCGATGTGTTTACACCAAACTCCATTAGTAGATTTAGGTCAAGAAGTTGAACTAGGTCAAGTAATAGCTGATGGACCAGCAACAAAAGGTGGAGATTTAGCACTTGGAAGAAACATCTTAATGGCATTTATGCCATGGGAAGGATATAACTACGAGGATGCGATTCTGATATCTGATAGATTAAGAAAAGACGACGTATTTACATCAATCCACATTGAAGAGTACGAAATAGAAGCTAGAAACACTAAATTAGGTGATGAAGAGATTACAAGAGAAATACCAAATGTATCTGAGGAAGCGTTAAAGAATTTAGACTCAAGAGGTATAATTGTTGTAGGATCTGAAGTTGGACCAGGAGATATTTTAGTTGGAAAGACTGCACCAAAAGGTGAATCTGAGCCACCAGCAGAAGAAAAGTTATTAAGAGCTATCTTCGGAGAAAAAGCAAGAGATGTAAGAGATACATCATTAAAAATGCCTCATGGATCTAAAGGAACAGTTGTTGAAGTTCTTGAATTATCAAGAGAAAACGGAGACGAATTAAAGGCTGGAGTAAATAGATCAATAAGAGTATTTATAGCAGAAAAAAGAAAGATAACTGTTGGAGATAAAATGTCAGGAAGACATGGTAACAAAGGTGTTGTTTCTAGAGTTTTACCAGCAGAAGATATGCCATTCTTAGCAGATGGTACTCACTTAGACGTTGTTATCAACCCACTAGGGGTTCCTTCGCGTATGAACATTGGACAGGTTCTAGAGGTTCACTTAGGAATGGCTATGGGTAAATTAAATGGTGGAACTTATTTATCAACTCCAGTATTTGATGGTGCAACAGAAGAGCAAGTAAAAGATTACTTAGAAAAAGCAGGATACCCAAGAAAAGGTAAGGTTACATTATTTGATGGAAGAACTGGAGATAAATTCGATAATCCAGTAACAGTTGGAAGAATGTATATGTTAAAACTTCACCATCTAGTTGAAGATAAGATGCATGCGAGAGCAATTGGACCATACTCATTAGTAACACAACAACCTCTTGGAGGAAAAGCACAATTCGGAGGACAAAGACTTGGAGAGATGGAAGTTTGGGCTTTAGAAGCATATGGAGCTTCAAATATCCTTCAAGAAATGTTAACGGTTAAGTCTGACGATGTAACAGGTAGAACAAAAACTTATGAAGCGATTGTAAAAGGTGAAGAGATGCCAGAGGCAGATTTACCAGAGTCATTTAAGGTTCTATTAAAAGAGTTCCAAGCGTTAGCACTAGACGTAGAACTTTTTGATGCTAATAACGAGTTAATTAACGTTAACGAAGAGTTAGGAAAAGACGAAACAATAGTTGAGTTTTCTTTATCTGACCAAATAAACTAA
- the rplJ gene encoding 50S ribosomal protein L10, producing the protein MATQLKKELVAELVEKISKAQSIVLVDYQGLKVNQETELRKQMRENGAEYLVAKNRLFKIALAEAGIADKFDDLLEGTTAFAFGYADPVTPAKVVYDVEAAQAKANAKAKKTIFTIKGGVLTGKRVEAAEVVALAKLPSREQLLSMVLNGMLGPVRKLAYATVAIAEKKETAAE; encoded by the coding sequence ATGGCAACTCAATTAAAAAAAGAGCTTGTAGCTGAATTAGTTGAAAAAATATCTAAGGCTCAATCAATCGTTTTAGTTGACTATCAAGGTCTTAAAGTTAACCAAGAGACTGAGTTAAGAAAACAAATGAGAGAAAATGGAGCAGAATACTTAGTTGCTAAGAACAGACTGTTCAAAATAGCACTAGCTGAGGCTGGTATAGCTGATAAATTTGATGATTTACTAGAAGGGACTACTGCATTTGCATTCGGATATGCTGATCCAGTAACTCCAGCGAAAGTAGTTTATGATGTTGAAGCAGCTCAAGCAAAAGCAAACGCAAAGGCAAAGAAAACTATATTCACTATAAAAGGTGGAGTTTTAACAGGTAAGAGAGTTGAAGCTGCAGAGGTAGTAGCACTAGCTAAATTACCTTCTAGAGAGCAACTTCTTTCTATGGTTCTTAACGGAATGCTTGGACCGGTTAGAAAACTTGCTTACGCAACTGTGGCAATCGCTGAGAAGAAAGAAACAGCTGCTGAGTAA
- a CDS encoding YicC/YloC family endoribonuclease, whose product MRSMTGYSKEYFENEKYSISLEIKSVNNKNLNLKIKSPHMLNFLENKIRTEVASKVTRGSIDLKIEFHDKREVDNLFEYDKNMTASYLKVLNAIENEYNEKFSNKLDLLVKNLNVIRRNDLEIDEKEYEQFVISNLHVLLDSFIEMKESEGMRMKRYFLECIEIIEKNVSIIKSLKENIVTNYKEKLLERLSKVTDIEFNDEMLLREVLLFTDKSDISEEVSRLESHLCQLKIELNSINTGIGKKIDFILQEIFRELNTSGVKCNLYDISKLIVECKNEIEKIREQALNIE is encoded by the coding sequence ATGAGAAGTATGACAGGTTATTCAAAAGAATATTTTGAAAACGAAAAATATTCAATATCTTTAGAAATAAAGAGTGTAAATAATAAGAACTTAAATTTAAAAATAAAATCACCTCATATGCTAAATTTTTTGGAAAATAAAATCAGAACAGAGGTTGCTTCTAAAGTTACAAGAGGAAGTATAGATTTAAAAATTGAATTTCATGATAAGAGAGAAGTTGATAATCTTTTTGAATATGATAAAAATATGACAGCTTCTTATTTGAAAGTTTTAAATGCTATAGAGAATGAATATAACGAAAAGTTTAGTAACAAACTTGATTTACTAGTTAAGAATTTAAATGTCATTAGAAGAAATGATTTAGAGATAGATGAAAAAGAATATGAACAATTTGTGATAAGTAATTTACATGTACTTTTAGATTCATTTATTGAAATGAAAGAGTCTGAAGGAATGAGAATGAAGAGATATTTCCTAGAATGTATTGAGATTATAGAAAAAAATGTTTCTATAATAAAATCATTAAAAGAAAATATTGTTACAAATTATAAAGAGAAGCTATTAGAAAGATTATCTAAAGTAACAGATATAGAATTTAATGACGAGATGTTATTGAGAGAAGTTTTGTTATTTACAGATAAATCTGATATTTCAGAAGAGGTTTCTAGATTAGAAAGTCATCTTTGTCAATTAAAAATAGAGTTAAATTCTATAAATACAGGTATAGGAAAGAAAATTGATTTTATTCTTCAAGAGATTTTTAGAGAATTAAATACGTCTGGGGTAAAATGTAATTTGTATGATATTTCAAAACTTATTGTAGAATGTAAAAATGAAATTGAAAAAATTAGAGAACAAGCTCTAAATATAGAATAA
- the rpoC gene encoding DNA-directed RNA polymerase subunit beta': MGIKSFEKIRIKLASPEKIEDWSYGEVTKPETINYRTLNPEMDGLFCERIFGPSKDWECSCGKYKRMRYKGLVCEKCGVEVTKSKVRRERMGHIALAAPVAHIWYSKGTPNKMSLILGISPKELESVLYFARYIVTASEEPTLKIGKIITEKEYKLYKQMYGRQFEAKMGAEAILKLLEMINLEELRVELEKELEDVNSAQKRKKLVKRLKITRDFIASGNLPQWMILKNVPVIPADLRPMVQLDGGRFATSDLNDLYRRVINRNNRLKRLLEIKAPEIVVKNEKRMLQEAVDALIDNGRRGKPVVAQNNRELKSLSDMLKGKQGRFRQNLLGKRVDYSARSVIVVGPSLKMHQCGIPKKMALELYKPFIMRELVKRELASNIKTAKKLVEDADDKVWDVIEDVIQDHPVLLNRAPTLHRLSIQAFEPVLIEGKAIRLHPLVCSAFNADFDGDQMAVHLMLSPEAIMEAKLLMLAPNNIISPSNGEPIAVPSQDMVMGCFYMTKDRPGAKGEGKAFSNKEQVLTAYDRGILDTHAVVNVRINGEMVKTTPGRIMFNEMLPEVNKQYDVTFGKSQLKKLIGKLYEMHGFTKTAELINDIKNFGYHYATFAGVSVGIEDLEIPETKKSILEEADQKVAEIEADYKAGKIINEERYRKTVALWSETTAKVTDAMMSGLDQFNPVYMMANSGARGSIAQMRQLAAMRGNMADTQGRIIEVPIKANFREGLTVLEFFMSSHGARKGLADTALRTADSGYLTRRLVDISHEVIVNSIDCGTHEGIEVAELVSDGQVIEKLSERLVGRVPAEDVIFEGEVIARRNEMFTKEQIARITELEIKKIKIRSPLTCSLEKGVCQKCYGMDLANHKEILLGEAVGVIAAQSIGEPGTQLTMRTFHTGGVATATAAATSIKAENTGKVVFKEIKILENQETQEKIVVSQSAKILIGNYDYEIASGSILKVEEGQEVKPGDILVTFDPYHIPIIANQDGRIEYRELYVKENFDEKYNVTEYMAIKTVESGDSNPRVVIFDEEGNAKESYSIPFGAYLMVREGESVRTGQIIAKIIKEGEGTKDITGGLPRIQELFEARNPKGKAILSEIEGKVEVTGRKKKGMRVIIIRSTSDTENFKEYLAPVGEHLVVTDGMLIKAGDKITDGAISPFDVLNIKGLVAAEQFILESVQQVYRDQGVTVNDKHIEIIVKQMFKKVRIVESGASLFLEDEVVEKRVVELENNKLRAEGKAEIKYEPVIQGITKAAVNTGSFISAASFQETTKVLSNAAIEGKEDYLEGLKENVIIGKKIPAGTGYKAYKNIVPVEIED, encoded by the coding sequence ATGGGAATTAAAAGTTTTGAGAAGATTAGAATTAAACTAGCTTCTCCAGAGAAGATAGAAGATTGGTCGTACGGAGAAGTTACGAAACCAGAAACAATAAACTACAGAACATTAAATCCAGAAATGGATGGATTATTCTGTGAGAGAATATTCGGACCATCGAAAGATTGGGAATGTTCTTGTGGAAAATATAAGAGAATGAGATATAAAGGACTAGTTTGTGAGAAATGTGGAGTTGAAGTAACTAAGTCTAAAGTAAGAAGAGAGAGAATGGGGCATATAGCATTAGCTGCCCCTGTAGCTCACATCTGGTATTCTAAAGGAACACCAAATAAGATGTCTCTTATTTTAGGGATTTCTCCAAAAGAGTTAGAATCTGTTCTATACTTTGCTAGATACATTGTAACTGCTAGTGAAGAACCAACATTAAAAATTGGTAAAATTATAACTGAAAAAGAGTACAAGCTATATAAGCAAATGTACGGAAGACAGTTTGAAGCAAAGATGGGTGCTGAAGCAATTTTAAAGTTATTAGAAATGATAAATTTAGAAGAGTTAAGAGTAGAGTTAGAAAAAGAACTTGAAGATGTAAATTCAGCTCAAAAAAGAAAGAAATTAGTAAAAAGATTAAAAATAACAAGAGACTTTATAGCATCTGGTAACTTACCACAATGGATGATATTAAAGAATGTTCCAGTTATACCAGCTGATTTAAGACCAATGGTACAATTAGATGGTGGAAGATTTGCTACTTCTGACTTAAACGATCTTTATAGAAGAGTTATCAACAGAAATAACAGATTAAAGAGACTTTTAGAAATAAAAGCTCCAGAAATCGTAGTTAAAAATGAAAAGAGAATGCTTCAAGAAGCAGTAGATGCTCTTATTGATAACGGAAGAAGAGGAAAACCAGTTGTTGCACAAAATAACAGAGAGTTAAAATCACTTTCTGATATGCTAAAAGGAAAGCAAGGAAGATTCAGACAAAACCTTCTTGGAAAAAGAGTAGATTACTCTGCAAGATCGGTTATTGTTGTAGGACCTTCTTTAAAAATGCACCAATGTGGAATTCCTAAAAAGATGGCTTTAGAGCTTTACAAGCCTTTCATAATGAGAGAGTTAGTAAAGAGAGAGTTAGCATCTAACATAAAAACAGCTAAAAAATTAGTTGAAGATGCAGACGATAAAGTATGGGATGTAATTGAGGATGTAATCCAAGATCATCCAGTTCTATTAAATAGAGCTCCGACTCTACATAGACTGTCAATCCAAGCTTTTGAGCCTGTATTAATAGAAGGAAAAGCAATAAGACTGCATCCTCTAGTATGTTCTGCATTTAATGCCGACTTCGATGGAGACCAAATGGCAGTTCACTTAATGTTATCACCTGAAGCTATAATGGAAGCAAAACTTCTTATGTTAGCTCCAAACAACATCATATCTCCATCAAATGGAGAGCCAATAGCTGTACCTTCTCAAGATATGGTTATGGGATGTTTCTATATGACAAAAGATAGACCTGGAGCAAAAGGAGAAGGAAAAGCATTCTCTAATAAAGAGCAAGTTTTAACAGCTTATGACAGAGGAATCTTAGATACTCACGCTGTAGTAAATGTTAGAATTAATGGTGAAATGGTAAAAACTACTCCAGGAAGAATCATGTTCAATGAAATGCTACCTGAAGTTAATAAGCAATATGATGTAACATTCGGAAAATCTCAATTAAAGAAACTTATCGGTAAATTATATGAGATGCATGGATTTACAAAAACAGCTGAATTAATCAATGATATTAAAAACTTCGGATATCACTATGCAACATTCGCTGGGGTATCAGTAGGAATAGAAGATCTTGAAATTCCAGAAACTAAAAAATCAATTTTAGAAGAAGCAGATCAAAAAGTTGCTGAAATTGAAGCTGATTATAAAGCTGGAAAGATAATCAACGAAGAGAGATACAGAAAAACAGTAGCTCTTTGGTCAGAAACAACAGCAAAAGTTACAGACGCAATGATGAGCGGACTAGATCAGTTTAACCCAGTTTACATGATGGCGAACTCTGGAGCCAGAGGATCGATCGCACAGATGAGACAACTAGCGGCAATGAGAGGAAACATGGCCGATACGCAAGGAAGAATCATCGAGGTACCAATTAAAGCCAACTTCAGAGAAGGTCTAACAGTACTAGAATTCTTCATGTCATCACATGGAGCTAGAAAAGGTCTAGCAGATACGGCACTGAGAACTGCCGATTCAGGATATCTAACAAGAAGACTTGTTGATATATCGCATGAAGTTATTGTTAACTCAATCGATTGTGGAACTCATGAAGGAATTGAAGTAGCAGAGCTAGTTTCAGATGGTCAAGTAATTGAAAAATTATCTGAGAGATTAGTAGGAAGAGTACCTGCTGAAGATGTAATCTTCGAAGGTGAAGTAATAGCTAGAAGAAACGAGATGTTCACAAAAGAGCAAATCGCTAGAATTACAGAATTAGAAATAAAGAAAATAAAAATTAGATCTCCATTAACTTGTAGCCTTGAAAAAGGTGTTTGTCAAAAATGTTATGGAATGGATCTAGCTAACCATAAAGAAATCCTACTAGGAGAAGCGGTTGGAGTTATAGCAGCTCAATCAATCGGGGAACCTGGTACACAGCTTACAATGAGAACGTTCCATACAGGAGGAGTTGCGACAGCAACTGCAGCTGCGACAAGTATTAAAGCTGAAAATACAGGAAAAGTTGTATTTAAAGAGATTAAAATTCTAGAAAACCAAGAAACTCAAGAGAAAATTGTAGTTTCTCAATCAGCTAAAATTTTAATTGGAAACTATGACTATGAAATCGCATCAGGATCTATATTAAAAGTTGAGGAAGGTCAAGAAGTTAAACCAGGAGATATTCTAGTTACTTTCGATCCTTACCACATCCCTATTATAGCTAACCAAGATGGAAGAATAGAATATAGAGAGCTATATGTAAAAGAAAACTTCGATGAGAAGTATAACGTTACAGAATATATGGCTATAAAAACTGTAGAATCGGGAGATTCAAACCCAAGAGTAGTTATCTTTGATGAGGAAGGAAACGCAAAAGAAAGTTACTCAATACCATTTGGAGCATACTTAATGGTAAGAGAGGGAGAATCAGTAAGAACAGGACAAATCATAGCTAAGATCATAAAAGAAGGAGAAGGAACGAAAGATATCACTGGAGGTCTTCCGAGAATTCAAGAGCTATTCGAAGCTAGAAATCCTAAAGGAAAAGCTATCTTATCAGAGATAGAAGGAAAAGTAGAAGTTACAGGTAGAAAGAAGAAAGGTATGAGAGTAATAATCATAAGATCTACTTCAGATACTGAAAACTTCAAAGAATACTTAGCACCAGTTGGAGAACATTTAGTTGTAACAGATGGAATGTTAATAAAAGCTGGGGATAAGATTACAGATGGAGCTATATCACCATTTGACGTTTTAAACATCAAAGGATTAGTTGCAGCAGAGCAGTTCATACTAGAATCTGTACAACAAGTATATAGAGACCAAGGAGTTACTGTAAACGATAAACATATAGAAATTATCGTTAAGCAGATGTTCAAGAAAGTAAGAATAGTAGAATCGGGAGCTTCATTATTCCTAGAAGACGAGGTTGTAGAGAAGAGAGTTGTTGAATTAGAAAACAACAAGTTAAGAGCAGAAGGAAAAGCAGAAATCAAATATGAGCCTGTTATCCAAGGTATTACAAAAGCCGCTGTTAACACAGGAAGTTTCATATCAGCAGCATCGTTCCAAGAAACTACGAAAGTACTTTCAAATGCAGCAATAGAAGGTAAAGAAGACTACTTAGAGGGACTAAAAGAAAACGTAATTATAGGTAAGAAGATACCAGCAGGTACTGGATATAAAGCTTATAAGAACATAGTTCCAGTTGAGATAGAGGACTAA
- the rplL gene encoding 50S ribosomal protein L7/L12 — protein sequence MAFNREQFIADLEAMSVLELRELVTALEEHFGVTAAAPVAVAAAEGPAVEEKTEFDVVLTAAGANKIAVIKEVRGITGLGLKEAKEVVDNGGTIKEGASKEEAEAIKAKLTEAGATVEVK from the coding sequence ATGGCGTTCAATAGAGAGCAATTTATAGCTGATTTAGAAGCTATGTCAGTATTAGAGTTAAGAGAATTAGTAACAGCTTTAGAGGAGCACTTCGGTGTTACTGCTGCTGCACCAGTAGCTGTAGCTGCTGCTGAGGGACCTGCTGTAGAGGAGAAAACTGAGTTTGATGTAGTTTTAACTGCTGCAGGAGCTAACAAAATAGCTGTAATCAAAGAAGTAAGAGGAATTACTGGATTAGGATTAAAAGAAGCTAAAGAAGTAGTAGATAACGGTGGAACAATAAAAGAGGGAGCTTCTAAAGAAGAAGCTGAAGCTATAAAAGCTAAATTAACTGAAGCTGGAGCTACAGTAGAAGTTAAGTAA